In Gimesia panareensis, the genomic window CGGTCATCTTCAGCCGGGCCGGGTTTTTGCCCGTCATCAGTGAGGCCCGCGTCGGACTGCAGACCGGCGAAGCCGCATACGCCTGCGTGAACTTCATGCTCTGCCCGGCCAGCCGATCGATGTGCGGCGTCTGATGCAGCGTATTCCCGTAACAGGTCAGGTCATGGGCACCAAGGTCGTCGACAATGATGTAGACCACATTCAACGGTGCCGCGGATACCAGCTGTGGCACCGTCAGAACAGACAGGAAAAGCAGAGCAAACCAGAACATTCTCCCGGCGAAGCGCAACATCGGGGACTCCTCTGTAGATGAAACAAACCATGATTGATATTGAGTCGGTAAAGGTCGAAACTGTATTCTATCGTAAGGGAACAACAGTAGCGAGTGTGACGCTCGCATTGAGGATCCCAGATCGTTCCCCAACCAGAATTTTCGGGTCGTAACGGTCCTGTTTCATGAGGCAGGCGATCCATAACAAATACAAAGGAGAACGCCATGAAATATTTGACCTTCTGTTGCTTCAGCCTGAGTCTGTTGCTGGTCTCTTGTGCGAAAGAGAGCCCCTCTGACTCGACATCAGTGGAACAGCCGGTGACGAGTGAAGATGTCAAACAGAAAGTCGGCGAAGCGGTCGACACCGCCAAAGAATTCACGAAACAGAAACGCGACGAATATGCAAAACAGTTTCAGCAGCAGCTGGAAGATCTGAACGGGAAAATCACCGCACTGGAGTCCCGAGGCGCGAAACTGAA contains:
- a CDS encoding sll1863 family stress response protein, which produces MKYLTFCCFSLSLLLVSCAKESPSDSTSVEQPVTSEDVKQKVGEAVDTAKEFTKQKRDEYAKQFQQQLEDLNGKITALESRGAKLKDDAKVKWNEQLDELKKQRDQVSKNFEEFQKSSVDAWEGLSKDLDVAWDNLKEAYDETAEEVKENNKD